Below is a window of Streptobacillus ratti DNA.
TACAACATTCACCCTTATATCTTCGCCAGACTTATTTATTTCTTTTACTATCCATGAAGTTAAATTTTCTAGTCTAATTGATTCATAAAAGCCAACTAATATTGCAGATGTTAATAAAAAGATTGTATTAGCTCCATTAAAGGCAATCATTAATACACCTATCATCATTATAATATTTAATCCAAGTAAAGTTATTTTATGTTTAAATATATCAACTATTATACCGGCAGGTATTTTAAATACAAGACTTGAAACCCAAAAAACTACTGAAAACAGTGCCAGTTGCTTATAACCAAAATCAGATTTAGTTGTAAACATAGATGACATTATTAAAAAAATGTTAAGAGAAATACTATATAAAATATTTAATATATAATAAACTCTTATTTTATGCTTAATATTAATTTTAATCACTCCTAAATT
It encodes the following:
- a CDS encoding MFS transporter; this encodes MIKINIKHKIRVYYILNILYSISLNIFLIMSSMFTTKSDFGYKQLALFSVVFWVSSLVFKIPAGIIVDIFKHKITLLGLNIIMMIGVLMIAFNGANTIFLLTSAILVGFYESIRLENLTSWIVKEINKSGEDIRVNVVFSKIGVLLAILGYLIDNRGFIKYNNNTLLLIITVIFIINSVLITIFFKKEKIENNDNIKIKDRFISILNQLKEAFFRKEMLFFLLFFLIVHFTNSRDIKKWYAIFS